The DNA window cgtCTTAAcgaaaaattgtttttaaaaaacagatactaaagttattatatttaggttttatttcacattaagttaaacaaaactcaaaaaatGAGATGTTTGGAAATTCGTAACTGATCTAAACCAGTTTCCCAAAAAATGTTGTAAAGTTAAGAACAACTTAAGTAATAGACAGTTTTTAAATCAATGGTCCCTCAAACAATTTGACACGATCTTCATACTACTAAGCTTTTGAGAAACTTGAGAAActcagatctggcaaccctgctaGTCAAGAAATATGATCAGAAGAGGTCAGTGGAGACAAAGTGAAGACACATGAACATGCCCAGTGTAAACAGCTATCCATCTCAGCTGTCCACTTGTGATCAGATCACCCGAGATATTAATGCCAGGTCTGAATTTTCACTCCcacctgtgcacacacacccatgccATTAATGGGATTTGTGTGTTACCTCCCataatttttgtttataattataacacaatgctgttgaattcttgattctgattggtgaATTTTCTATAAAGTcatctttatattaatgcactcattcGAATgggttactatagtaacagctcattcaccgAGACTTATAAATGGTTTAATAAAACCTGATTTTTGATGTTGTGAAAGGAaactttatttcacatttatggaaggagtctctggtgTCATCACTTTGTAACAGTTCTGGGTTTTTATAGGTTTTTCTCAAATGGAAAGACCTCTGGACGTAGAATGTAAGCATTTTGTGGCTGCATTTTTTTGTGAGCGAGGGAAgactgcttatagctgctataacgtactGTAAGTCCTAACAGGAGCTAACTTGTTTTGCAgactataaacaaataaaaagcacgATGTGTCATTCTTTACTTAATACATGTTGTAATGGCTGCCAATTTGCTGTGGTATGAAAAGAATAATACATGATAGGGTGTACTGTTATTGGAAATATTCAACAATAAGGGTGGTGTAAGATCATTGGTAAAATTCCTAACATAATAGagataaaaatatgacattgattattttaaaacagatgTTAAACTTGCATTAATGCACATTTAAAACCGGTGGCTAAAATGTCTCCAAGGCCAGTTTTACTGAATGAAATTATAAGAAAATCTACAACTCTAATCTTGCTCCTTATGTAGCCTCACTCAACATTTATAACCTTGAGTCATGCTCATTTTAAAGAGTCTGCATAATGCTTAGCATTTTCCTCTGAAGACCTTCCTGAATATTAATCACAACATTTTTGAGACAGATTATACTACTAAGATTATATCTAACTTCTAAGATTCAACTTCTAaggttataattattatactattaagatacataatgaaaataattaatatgcaCTGCACAATTcgacgtttatttatttattttaaaaagtgtcCTTTCTTACCgagctgtgtgtggtgtcagCACTGCGCAAGTATGGACATGGGCCTGAGCAGAAGTTAGCGTGGTACCCTTTAGGCTCATGGATCCATCTCCAGCCCAAGTCCTGTCGGAAATCGATGTAAAGACGGCGAACACAGCAGTTCTCCTCATAATTACTGCAATAAAGAAAGGAAGATGAAAACAAACATGAGATGATCATCTGCTCCAGTGCCTTGCGATTCATTTCCTTGTGCACTATATGCTTTTCTATTCTGCTGCTCTGCTTTCTTGGCACAGCTGTGGCATTCATTCAATGACATTTCCATAGCCTCAATGAAGTAATACAGCCAATTCTTACTTGACGTTTTTAAGCCTTCTATTTTCATTCTGTATTGCCTTATAAACAGCTCAAGCTGTGCCTTTCGGAGGCTTGGAAATTCCACTGTGGGGTGTGtcattttattccatttctGGACCGGGCCCAGGTGTCTAATACTGTCGGTAAGGTAAACCCAGGCATCATGGCTCTGAGGAGTCGGTGTGCTACACACACAAGCCTTCTCTAATATGAATTTAGAGACAGATCCCAACTTGATAAGTCTATCATGCTCAAAGTTGTCAAGTGCTAATTAAATCCTTTAGTCATTCAGTGTATTGAGGGAAACATGGTGTACTGATTCTAATTGGCAGAGAGGACAGGTAaactctttttttgtgtttgtatgttgtgtaatGCTGATTTCTAGATGTTTCTCAAAATAGTAGACATCCTATTGAGTTTAAAGCAAATAACATCAGCCCCCCTACATCATCTACACCTGTACAATGAATAAAGCTGATGCACATTCAACAATACAATAATGAGAATCAATAGCATGAGAATCTTACGAGAAGCAGTAGTTGGTATCCAGTGCCCGCTTGCGACGTCTGGATGTAGGAGGCACGTCCAGGCGATGGGGAGGCAGCATCATCAGGATAAGGTGTGGCATGGGGTGCTCCTTCTGCCTACCGGGTCGGCCATGATCCGAGCGGCTCTCGATGTGATCTCCGTCCATACCTATGGGTGAAACAGAGCTCACTGTATGTTGAAGGACAAATGAAAGCTGAACCTGTGCCAGCATCTTCCAGCCCCTACTGACTGTCGTTCCACAGCATCTTATTCCTGTATTCTTATTCTTTCCTACACTCACTTGTCTGCTCATCCAATCTGTCTCTGATAGAAAAAGCAGCTTGGGTCCCAGGAGGGACGTTGCCAGTGGATACGGACGCCCCTCTTTAATTTGGGGCCAAAAGTCTGAGCGTCCGTGGCAGCAACGCATTCCTTGCAGTAGAGACTGCTGATGGAGTTAGGGAGCCTTTCCAATCCCCTAGACCCTGGGGCCCCCATTTCTAAGTGAGATTCCAGACCTGAGCTCGTTCCCATGATCAAGCTTGCGATCTCTGTCTTGCTCTAAGCATTATCTTCAACTACAAATCAGACCCATATGTTTTGGATGAAAGTTCAGAAGAGAATGATATTATTCCAGATAAAAAGGCaaaagaaatatacaaatgAGGTGACAATAAAATGATTGAAGAGCTACAAAGATAATGAAAATCCAAGCCAGTATTCTACATTTTCTATATAGCTTTAGAACACATAACAAGCAATTTTACTAGCAATCAAAGCATCTTCTCTAGAATTCAGctgatttgcatattaatgatgAAATATGTCCTGTTGAAAgcatcaattttattttaatattttaatattttaagcaaTAATACTTTTCCTTTTACTATTATTTGGGACAGTTTGATTTTGTTTGGGACAGATTGTTCTTATCCCAAATTACCAATCAATctagaggaaaaagaaaaccctGTGGCTTTTTATCCTTACCTTTAAATTTGACCTCCAGGACTTCGTTTTTGTTCTCAATGATGTCACCGTTAGGATTAAAGGTGTGACAGGGGCAGTGCACACTGACCTCCAGGCCAAGATTAGTCTCTACACAGCACAGACAGAGGGGGACATTCAGAGCAACCAAAGTTAGAGTTTTCCTTTCCTctgatttattatctttatatcATCTGTGCTGAGGACTATAGACAAACagtaataaatcataaaatataagaacTTGCTGCATGCAATTTATGCTAGCTGCTGACCAAATGGTTTGTAATCCTTTGCCTTGTCAAATGTATTTTCATATTAATACAGATTGTTATTTTTACTTCCTGAAATTATAGTTTATACCTTTTCATTTTGGCAGTTCAATCCAACCCTTCTTTTTTACTCTTATATTTGGACAACTGCTACTTGCTAGCCaacacctttatttttttaaatgattctcTTTATTATGAGTTtccatataatttttttaatctattggCTCATCATTTCACTATTACTCCTCAGCAAGcactatgaattattcagtaattacAGTGAAATTAATGGAAAATGATATAGTCGCGAGAGTAAAGAAGGTCGGCCAGTGATTTTTTTGGTGTATAAGGGGTTATTTTGGagccattttcattttaattgtccTCTAAAGAGAACATATTTATGTGTTCTAACTCAATCATATGAGGTGTAACTCCATGCTCACCCACCGATTACTTTAGatattttaagtttttaataGACGTCTTGATGAATGTCTTACGTTTTTAATAACCAGATGTAAATGTTGAAACTTTTCTTTTAACTCACCTCTATGTGTGAGCCACTCTCTAACAGTCTCTGTAACATCGAAAGAAACCCACTCAGCAGTTCCTTTGGTCAGGACATTCTTTCCCCCGATATACCGCTGCTTTGCGATATGCTCATCATGCTTAATGATCTGAAGAAACACAAAACGGCAAACATCCTGAGTTTGCATAGGGAGTACTTTTGAGGATTTCATGTGGTATGAAGGTCAAAGAGGACATGGCTAATacttattttaaatcaaattgtTTCTGAgacagtgtttatggtgttttagtagcaaaataaaacatctgATTGACAGCATGACTAGCTGGGTCATATGGTAAAATATACTAAGCAGCGCACTCATATTCACACAAGCTCCAGACATTGGCCTGGCCAGCACTGTCTGAGCCAGACACTTAATGATGCCCGAGGCCAAAGCATTCTCCCCTCTCACTTATGGAAAATGTGACTCCCAGTGCAAGAGATATCCCCATATTGCATGTTAATACTTTCATACAGTCTTTTTTTACTAGTTGGAAATGAAAACATCtttaacatttacacaacaaTGGGTTGCACTCGTGATAATGTTATTCCAAACACAAAAATGACCAGATCATCCTGCTCAGGAAATCTTGGATTAGCCACAAAGCTTCTGTTCCAAAACCTACACCACAACATCTGACTCATCACTCTCCTTGATAAGATCActcccacatactgtataacatcaGGCATACAAAAGGAAGTTTCTGGACCCCTTTAGGACCTAATCTAACCTCCTGTGAGACTCAAGCTAAGGCTATGGGTCGTCTGAGACCACTCATACATCCCACGCTAAAGCTCGAGATTGACCAAACAATCACTGTGGAAGCGCACGTACACTTCTCCATCCCCTCCCCTCTCCTTCCAGTGGCTGACACTGCCTCTATCTCCCACACAGCTCCTGGAAACCATCTGTAGTCCTGTCAGGCTGGGCCTAAAGTGTAGCCCTGCAGGGCCGGAGACACACGTCTCACTGGCAGGAAACGCTGGAACCTGATCACGGCTCCCAGCCTCTCATGGGAGATTAATGAGGAAACCAACCAAAAATCCCCTCTCACCTCATTTATATATAGTGGTAATATATACATGTGCACACATAGGAAaggtgtttgtatatataatatgccACTATGCACAATGTATCTCCTAAAACTCCCATCCGTGCTGATGTATTACATTACAGTGCTCTGGCTATGACAGTGGCAGAAAGTGAGCTTTAGTCAGACTTTCTTAGAATACTTCCTTTGTTCAGATGAATTGTGCAAATACACCCCTGTATAATCCATTCAGTGCCTGGAATAAAGATCagcaatttgaaaaaaaaaatgaagaagcaAAAGTTGGAGCACTTAATACAAATTCAGTATTCTTTTTTTGGTCCCATGTCCAGAGCCATAATCAGTTATAAACATGACTAAGGCTAAGCAACTGCAAGCCTGGCGGTTATTGCATGAAATCTAaagaaaaagtatttatttaagaaactatatctttttttctttttttttacattacagttaAAATCTTTGCTTAGTTAGGAATTAGGTGTTTTATGTCCTCTAAAGCAGAGGACTGTCTTGCATATGGCAACCAGACAACACAGGCTTtgtaactgaaaaaaaaagggagttgtgtgtgagatatatacacagtatgtgtgtggaataaaacatgatgcaTGAAGCACGTGCTAAAGCGTTTTCTTCCTCTTAACCGCAGCAGTTTGCCAATTGCCTAGTATTTACTAAAGAACAACATATTTTTGTGCATTTATAGCAATGTTTAGTGTTGTAGAACAACTGTTATTATAACAGCTGTGCTCTCACCAGCCCCCTTTTTCCTCTTAAAGTCATTAAGACAAAAATATGGACTTTTTCATattactgagaaaccacaaagacTTTCCTGTGTTGGAAAACTCTACCgctacagctttacctctgaccgTTACAAAGCACTGAGACTATAGGCTCCTTAGATATATGTTAAATAATCCTCAGCTCTTAGAACCTCAAACACTAATTAATAAGAACCTTTATTTGATTTGTCAGGTCtttattttaatagaaaacaCCTCCTGACCAGTCAGAATACCTTGAACAGCTAAAGCactgtggaataaaaacacacatatctTCTACTgcctaaaatataaaaaaggtcACACCAATAAATGTTAGATAtaaattttgtgtttgtcttcaAAATGTCTGTCAGTTTAACGGCCTGGTCAAGTATTATATCTTTTCTCGATATTTGTTCTCCATATTTGTTCTCTAAAATGTAAGAATTATGAATTCTTAGAATCTGGGAATTATGAGAAATCATTCATAAATCAGaatcatgtttttcttctgaGCCATACTTGGCTATAGATGTTGCTTAAGGATTCTCTTCTTCCACTACAGTGTCTTTTAATGTTTGGAATGAAACTATTTgtaattatatgtttattacTGCAATGTATTATGCATCTTTAAGTGATTAAAGatgtaaatatgtacatttaattTAAGCAAAGATCATTTACCTGATAGAGCTCAATGCGCTGCTCGTTCCTGCTGGCGCTGGAGTTGGGAACTCTCAGGGCACGAAACTCCGCTCGGAACAGGTTGGAGGAATTTTTCTCCATAGATGAGACATTGAAGCGGAATACTTTAGATGTTATACCTTTGGGACAGTAGAACAGGTCATCTGCAAGGCAAGAAAGGAGAGGTAAATCTCTTCCTGTGTATTTCATTGAACATTACAGTCTAAATTTATGGATTCTCAGATCTCGGTCTCTCAGATGCCCAGATGTAGATTTGAGGTGACTTGTTTGTGCTGAGTGAATTGTTTTACcataatgtatgtaatgtttcATGCACTCTTTTTGTTATAGTGTTTGATTGTTATTGCTAATATTGAGCtttaatgaataatttttacatacagtaccaGACAAGTCTGCCGTCAGCAACTTCTTTTACATAGTGTTACTGAAGAAGATCATTTTAACTGGATTCCCCAAGCAATTGGTCACAAATGACTAGACTTAGCTTAAAGGGGAGATTCAACAGGAACTACCTACAACCTGACTAATAGTAGTTTTAAGTAAttgacatttaaatttacatttacggcatttggcagacgcctttatctagagcgacgtacaaaagtgctttgaagtctctatcgatgaatacaaTAGCACTGgttcactaatgttaatgtattcatagCTAGCTTGTAAAATGTATTTGACCTGGAACATTTGACATTTATTAAGTGCAATGCAGCAAAGACAACTGTATTAACTAATGACTGACTATGAAATTGCAATGTTATGTTTAGAATTACATTAGCTTGCTAAAAATAGTAGAACAGACACAATCGAAATGAACTGCTGAACCGTTTTCTTTTCTTGTGATGACTCAAGCATTTAATTCTGTGGCTTGTTGCTCAGGGAATTGGGGGTTCAAGCCCCTGCACTGCCAAGCTGATACTGTTGGGTCTTTGAGCAAGGCCTTATCCCTCACTGCTCatggggcactgtatcatggctgacctccaaggttgggatatgtaaagaaagaatttcactatgctgtaatgtacagtatatgtgacaaattatGGCTTTTATTCTATATGCTGTATTAGacactttatttttacagtacccccttatccagagtaacttatattttatctcacTTTTATATAATATGACAGTTCAGGGTTATGTGCCTTGGTAATTtggggatttgaactcataacttCTGAACTATCACTTGCCTTGAAGTTGAGGtttgtctacaaaaaaaaaaaaaaaaaaaaaaaccactggTTACATTCAGTTTCCACCCTGTTTTCATAATCTGACTAAAGGTTTTAAAGTACACACGTATGTCAAAAGACCTGGCTtgattgtaaaatatttcacttcttAACCAAAAATGCAAAAGTTGTAAaagttaaaacaaataataaggaGGAGCAAGTTAACAGTTAACACTACCATGAGGCTACATTATAATTGTGAATATGGAAAAAGAGGTGAAATGTCTAATTAATCATTTCAAAGGATTATGTAAGGAAATTGTCTATGTGGGGTAATTGGGACATAGTGTGAAATATCCTAAGCAAtgatttttgttaatatttggtTTAACGGGTTTATGTGATGGGTTGGGTGTCATGAGCAGTGTGTCCACCCAATTTTGGAATGAAACCAACGCCACCACTCAGATGTGAATGAAAATGATTACATGCTTTGGGAGATTTCAGAGCCAAAGCCATGTCCCATCTGTTTGTGCTTTACAGAGGAAGAGTTAGCAACAAGTTGAAGTCATGAAATGAAAACCAAATGTCCTTCATACGGGTGGTGAACTAAGCTGAACAGGCCCGTGATACCAGCATGGGTCCGCTCTACTACAGAACAGGTGTCTCTATACTGTCCACTCCCCAGGGCTCAATGTTTTAGTTCAAGAGCGCTTTGGTTAACAGCTTTGTGTGAAAACAGTGATTTCTGTCTGTTCTAAAAGTAGACCTAAATATACAAGCAGACCACACAACCAGCATTCATGATCCTCAGATTAGACTCAGTTTCAACTACTTTAAATGCCCTCTAAGAGCTGAGCATGTTGCTGACAGACCACACTCCATTAGCAATGCATCAAATCCCTAGCTGGTTGGATGCCACGATAAATGTGGTAAGCTATATTTATGTAATAAACAGATTATGCCAAATGGACTGCTGTGCAGTTTAGATGTAATGATAATCATAATAGTAATCtcttcattttatataataaaatataaaaaaaaccctatctatctatctatctatctatctatctatctatctatctatctatctatctatctatctatctatctatctatctatctatctctctctctctctctctctctctctctctctctctctctctctatatatatatatatatatatatatatatatatatatatatatatatatatatatatatatatatacacacacacactagaagaATATAGCcttgaaatgttttcagaaaaacatttcttttgatttgttttctctaGCTcgttttgtttatattgtaaTTGGCCTCATGCTAGCACCGCTAAAAAACAGGCACATGGCTACTATTTTATAAGCTAAATGGAAACACTTACTTACAGCCAAGTAAACAATTATTTATGCACCTTTGTGTGCACCGTGGCTTCAGAATTGTATGCCAAAATGAAAGCTTTGCTTATATCAATAACCAACTACACTTGATCTTTAATACCTGTTTACAGATTTGGCAGCTGGACTAATAACGTTTTTTTCCAAGTTTCACATACAAGCAGCATTTTCAAGTATGGTCAATTATGCATTATAACTTTCCACAAAGCAAAAGAACTTGTTCTGTAGTTCAcagtgttttgctttttttttttttttttttgctatgctGTCCTTTCTGTGGTCCTTTAGCTGAAGGTGGAAAGCCCCACTTTGAGAGAAGATTTGAAATTCTAATCAAGACTTTAGTTTCCTTTTGGATGACCTCATTTTTCCCATTGCAATGGTTTAAGGTGGATTTCACATTATGGCCTATTTTTGCCAAGGTTTTAGTCTGTATATCATTTGTTCCATGGCTGTGAGTGTGGGGGATTGTTGGCATAATTGTGTGAACAAAATTCTAATTTACAACTGCTGATATCAGATTTGAAATGAAGGCCAGTACCATGGTGCTTACAATATTTGAAATCAGGCCTGAATATTTTTAGTGTGAATAAAAATATTccaaaatggtttaaaaatatatcCCATAAGCATGAACAAAAAGGAATTGGTTACGTCATAATTTTGTGTCTACTTTTTACATACTTGGCAATTTTTTACCCACGAGGCAGTCCATCTAGCCTGTAC is part of the Tachysurus fulvidraco isolate hzauxx_2018 chromosome 12, HZAU_PFXX_2.0, whole genome shotgun sequence genome and encodes:
- the tgfb3 gene encoding transforming growth factor beta-3 proprotein isoform X2, with translation MHLGKALLFFLLLNSVTTIFSLSTCTTVDIDHIKKKRVEAIRGQILSKLRLTSPPQALGPPQVSSTALALYNSTKELIEELGRERQQSCGQDNTETEYYAKEIHKFNMIHGPPENNDLFYCPKGITSKVFRFNVSSMEKNSSNLFRAEFRALRVPNSSASRNEQRIELYQIIKHDEHIAKQRYIGGKNVLTKGTAEWVSFDVTETVREWLTHRETNLGLEVSVHCPCHTFNPNGDIIENKNEVLEVKFKGMDGDHIESRSDHGRPGRQKEHPMPHLILMMLPPHRLDVPPTSRRRKRALDTNYCFSNYEENCCVRRLYIDFRQDLGWRWIHEPKGYHANFCSGPCPYLRSADTTHSSLLSLYNTLNPEASASPCCVPQDLEPLTILYYVGRTPKVEQLSNMIVKSCKCS
- the tgfb3 gene encoding transforming growth factor beta-3 proprotein isoform X1; protein product: MRVGSAVPRYSVQVHRMGSHGESEHQTTVTTIFSLSTCTTVDIDHIKKKRVEAIRGQILSKLRLTSPPQALGPPQVSSTALALYNSTKELIEELGRERQQSCGQDNTETEYYAKEIHKFNMIHGPPENNDLFYCPKGITSKVFRFNVSSMEKNSSNLFRAEFRALRVPNSSASRNEQRIELYQIIKHDEHIAKQRYIGGKNVLTKGTAEWVSFDVTETVREWLTHRETNLGLEVSVHCPCHTFNPNGDIIENKNEVLEVKFKGMDGDHIESRSDHGRPGRQKEHPMPHLILMMLPPHRLDVPPTSRRRKRALDTNYCFSNYEENCCVRRLYIDFRQDLGWRWIHEPKGYHANFCSGPCPYLRSADTTHSSLLSLYNTLNPEASASPCCVPQDLEPLTILYYVGRTPKVEQLSNMIVKSCKCS